In a genomic window of Thermus albus:
- a CDS encoding aspartate aminotransferase family protein codes for MGYIQLKTAIPGPRSLALMERRAQAVTRALAQANPIAVAKAHGALVEDVDGNVLIDLAGGIGALGVGHTPKAVVEAIKAQAESLIHMCAIVANYEPYVALAEALNALYPGPGPAKTLLANGGAEAVENAVKLARAYTGRAGVMVFEGAYHGRTNLTMAMTSKYALFKKGFGPFAPEVYRLPVPNLYRTPPGMTQEEYVEWSLWNLENALVAHIDGSALAAIVIEPVLGEGGFIPVPHKFLKKLREIADRTGAVFIADEVQSGSGRTGQMWAIEHSGVVPDLIVSAKSLGAGMPISAVTGRAEILDAPHVGGVGSTYGGNPLAAVAALEALKILQSPGFLANAPRIEAKIRQVFEPLKGEVPALGDVRGMGAMMALEFVRDPRTKEPWPEFVLELVKRNTERGVITLRAGLYSNVLRFLPPLDIPLDMLEEGLFVVAENIKEVYAVLA; via the coding sequence CGCAGGGCCCAGGCGGTTACGCGGGCTTTGGCCCAGGCCAATCCCATCGCTGTAGCTAAGGCTCATGGAGCCTTAGTGGAGGATGTGGATGGCAACGTTCTCATCGACCTGGCAGGGGGCATTGGAGCTCTGGGCGTGGGCCACACACCAAAGGCAGTGGTGGAGGCCATAAAGGCCCAGGCGGAAAGCCTCATTCACATGTGCGCCATCGTGGCCAACTATGAGCCTTACGTGGCGTTAGCAGAGGCTTTAAATGCCCTTTACCCCGGGCCTGGTCCTGCCAAGACCCTCCTGGCCAACGGCGGGGCGGAGGCAGTAGAGAATGCGGTGAAGTTGGCCCGGGCCTACACTGGCCGGGCTGGGGTCATGGTGTTTGAGGGGGCGTACCATGGCCGAACCAACCTTACCATGGCCATGACCTCCAAGTACGCCCTTTTTAAGAAGGGATTTGGTCCCTTTGCCCCGGAAGTGTACCGCCTGCCCGTGCCCAACCTGTACCGTACCCCGCCGGGGATGACCCAGGAAGAGTACGTGGAGTGGTCCCTTTGGAACCTGGAGAACGCCCTGGTGGCTCACATCGATGGTTCGGCTTTGGCGGCCATTGTAATCGAGCCGGTTCTGGGCGAGGGGGGTTTCATTCCGGTACCCCATAAGTTCTTGAAAAAGCTCCGGGAGATTGCCGACCGCACAGGGGCTGTGTTTATTGCCGATGAGGTGCAGTCTGGTTCGGGTCGCACGGGGCAGATGTGGGCCATCGAGCATAGCGGGGTGGTGCCCGATCTCATTGTTTCCGCCAAGAGCCTAGGAGCCGGGATGCCCATCAGCGCTGTGACCGGCCGGGCGGAGATTCTGGATGCGCCCCACGTGGGCGGGGTGGGAAGCACCTATGGGGGGAATCCCCTGGCGGCGGTTGCGGCCCTCGAGGCCTTAAAAATCCTCCAGTCTCCAGGTTTCCTGGCAAACGCCCCAAGGATAGAGGCCAAAATCCGCCAGGTGTTTGAGCCGCTTAAAGGGGAAGTGCCGGCTTTGGGGGACGTGCGGGGCATGGGTGCCATGATGGCCCTGGAGTTTGTAAGGGATCCGAGGACGAAGGAACCTTGGCCGGAGTTTGTATTGGAGTTGGTGAAGCGGAATACGGAAAGGGGGGTAATCACCCTACGGGCGGGGTTGTACTCCAATGTCCTTCGCTTTTTACCCCCTTTAGATATCCCTTTGGATATGTTGGAGGAAGGCCTTTTTGTGGTGGCGGAAAACATCAAGGAGGTGTATGCCGTCCTTGCCTAA
- a CDS encoding GNAT family N-acetyltransferase, with product MPSLPKPLLVSEDGLFAVVQSQPWMAEALEAIQEASFPTLSREERMTREHYLSHMKVFPEGQHAVVELATGKVVACSTDFRTRVDFHHYQHRYIEAVAGNWLTNHDPKGDWLYGADIGVLPEYRGRGLSRLLYQARQDLVRRLGLRGHVAGSMPKGYHRYAHEMPIEEYVHRVVRGEIQDPVLSIQLRRGYRAYGIMPDYLQDPSCLNYGVFVVWRNPEVGW from the coding sequence ATGCCGTCCTTGCCTAAGCCCCTGCTGGTTTCTGAGGATGGTCTATTTGCTGTTGTCCAGTCCCAGCCTTGGATGGCGGAGGCCCTCGAGGCCATCCAGGAGGCTAGCTTCCCCACCCTCTCCCGGGAGGAACGGATGACCAGGGAGCACTATCTCTCCCACATGAAGGTGTTTCCTGAAGGGCAACACGCGGTGGTGGAACTGGCCACGGGCAAGGTGGTGGCGTGTTCTACCGATTTCCGTACCCGGGTGGATTTTCACCACTACCAGCACCGGTATATAGAGGCGGTGGCGGGAAACTGGCTTACTAACCACGACCCTAAAGGGGACTGGCTTTACGGGGCCGATATCGGGGTCTTGCCAGAGTACCGTGGGCGAGGCCTTTCCCGTTTGCTGTACCAGGCCCGTCAGGACCTGGTGCGCCGCTTGGGTCTCCGGGGGCATGTGGCGGGGAGCATGCCCAAGGGGTATCACCGCTACGCCCACGAGATGCCCATAGAGGAGTACGTGCACCGGGTGGTCCGGGGGGAGATTCAGGACCCAGTACTTTCCATTCAACTGAGGCGTGGTTACCGAGCGTATGGAATCATGCCGGATTATCTCCAAGACCCCTCCTGCCTCAACTATGGGGTCTTTGTGGTGTGGCGTAACCCGGAGGTGGGTTGGTGA
- a CDS encoding amidohydrolase, with amino-acid sequence MREVSGSIYVPDARGRYQPYRGLWVKAGRVVGLVPGQGRGEVVFPGFHDAHVHIWKIGQLLTDLVDLRQVDSLDALVRLLQERDQALPPGAWLLGRGWNEATLGGVPSRAFLDAAVPGRPVLLTRTCAHIHALNTQALAVAGIGPHTVSPPGGEVRYEEGLLLERAYGLVERVLPKRTVEDYQRYILAGARHLLAHGITSATEAGADPLLLEAYRTLDREGRLPLRVSVLAMLRPDGEEVTYPLPEFYRSDRLVVAGVKLFADGGLSGASAAVSLPYRDVGGRGVLRLKAEEILELALPAHKKGFFVATHAIGDVAIREVLAAYARLYAEEPRPLRHRIEHFGLPGPKELTLARSLGVWVVPQPIFLQELRENFMRYIPERFLPWCYNLRRMEGAGVAIAFSSDAPVVRDLAPWRGAWVAAFMPIAGRGIPLERALFYYTLPEASGLEAMRLWPGHRADFVVFSENPLINPGEAQVIRVEVDGVAVFER; translated from the coding sequence GTGAGGGAGGTGTCTGGGAGCATCTACGTTCCCGATGCCCGGGGCCGCTACCAGCCTTACCGAGGCCTCTGGGTCAAGGCGGGGCGGGTGGTGGGGTTGGTGCCGGGGCAGGGTAGGGGAGAGGTGGTTTTTCCTGGATTTCACGATGCCCACGTGCACATCTGGAAGATCGGCCAGCTCCTTACGGATCTTGTGGACCTGCGCCAGGTGGATTCCTTGGATGCCCTGGTGCGCCTCCTTCAGGAGCGGGACCAGGCCTTGCCTCCCGGGGCTTGGCTCTTGGGGCGAGGATGGAACGAGGCCACCCTGGGAGGTGTTCCCAGCCGGGCATTTCTTGACGCAGCGGTGCCAGGCCGCCCGGTCCTTCTCACCCGCACCTGTGCCCACATTCACGCCCTTAACACGCAAGCCTTGGCGGTCGCGGGGATCGGTCCGCATACGGTAAGTCCTCCTGGAGGTGAGGTTCGCTATGAGGAGGGGCTCCTTCTGGAAAGGGCTTATGGCCTGGTGGAACGGGTGCTTCCCAAGCGCACAGTGGAGGACTACCAACGCTATATTCTGGCTGGGGCACGCCACCTCCTAGCCCATGGCATTACCTCAGCCACGGAGGCGGGGGCGGATCCCCTTCTCCTCGAGGCCTACCGCACCCTAGACCGGGAAGGTCGCCTTCCCTTGAGGGTAAGTGTCCTGGCTATGCTCCGGCCCGACGGGGAGGAGGTCACCTATCCCTTGCCCGAGTTCTACCGGTCGGACCGGCTGGTGGTGGCTGGGGTAAAGCTATTTGCCGATGGGGGGCTTTCAGGAGCCTCGGCCGCGGTGAGCCTGCCCTACCGGGATGTGGGCGGAAGGGGGGTTTTGCGGCTCAAGGCAGAGGAGATCTTGGAGCTGGCCCTTCCCGCTCACAAAAAGGGGTTTTTCGTGGCCACCCATGCCATCGGGGATGTGGCCATACGGGAGGTGCTTGCCGCCTATGCCCGGCTTTATGCGGAGGAGCCACGACCCCTTCGGCACCGCATAGAGCACTTCGGCCTGCCAGGACCGAAGGAGCTTACCCTGGCCAGGAGCCTGGGCGTCTGGGTGGTTCCCCAGCCCATCTTCCTCCAGGAGCTACGGGAGAATTTTATGAGGTACATACCAGAGCGGTTTCTCCCGTGGTGCTATAACCTAAGGCGCATGGAAGGGGCTGGGGTGGCCATAGCGTTTTCCTCCGATGCCCCAGTGGTGCGGGACCTGGCCCCTTGGCGCGGGGCTTGGGTAGCGGCTTTCATGCCCATTGCAGGGAGGGGTATCCCCTTAGAGCGGGCCCTTTTCTACTACACCCTCCCGGAGGCCAGTGGCCTCGAGGCCATGCGCCTTTGGCCAGGGCATCGGGCGGATTTCGTGGTATTTTCCGAAAATCCCTTGATTAATCCGGGGGAAGCTCAGGTAATAAGGGTGGAGGTGGACGGTGTGGCGGTCTTTGAACGTTGA
- a CDS encoding aldehyde ferredoxin oxidoreductase C-terminal domain-containing protein, with protein sequence MWRSLNVDLSSQRVHWQEVPPEEVAFGGRFRTGRILMEREAYRMDPLSPENPLVFAIGPLAGTGFSNANRTSVGTRSPLTLGIKEANGGGTFGYALGQMKLAHLVLEGTSPDWVVLRITREGQVFFDPAGELLGLGNFQAATRLFAAYGRKIAFALLGPVGEYLGLLSGIAFSDIDGRPSRLAARGGVGAVMGAKRVKALVVEVPGKAEVWDKPKVTGAIRRYAELLRQDPLVMKFYNAIGTMGMADFQNAFGGLPVRNFRQGQLAPPEEFRMGGQYIAPLNKARGGKPTHACMPGCVIQCSNVIVDGEGKEVVSPLEYETIGLLGTNCGLADPDQLARLNRLANDLGVDTIETGATLALFMEKGEVDWGDYTFMEAKLKALYTPSEAARFLAQGTARVGEALGLKRVPVIKRQAISAYDPRVVEATGITMMVTAQGADHTAGNAPRLETRAMPVAEILEASYQAQVNAAANDALGLCVFGGSVTNRQVEFVVESLNAALGTSLTPGFWRELGEGVLRLEHRFNHLAGFTHQEDRLPAFFYQEPLPPKGYTARFRPEDLGPLYEKLHQGS encoded by the coding sequence GTGTGGCGGTCTTTGAACGTTGATCTCTCGTCACAGCGGGTTCATTGGCAGGAGGTTCCCCCCGAGGAGGTGGCCTTTGGTGGCCGTTTTCGCACGGGGAGGATCCTCATGGAGCGGGAGGCGTACCGCATGGACCCCCTTTCCCCGGAGAACCCCCTGGTCTTCGCCATCGGCCCCTTGGCGGGCACGGGGTTTTCCAACGCCAACCGCACCAGCGTGGGCACCCGTAGCCCCCTGACCCTGGGCATCAAGGAGGCCAACGGGGGCGGCACCTTCGGCTACGCCCTGGGGCAGATGAAGCTTGCCCATCTGGTCCTCGAGGGGACAAGCCCCGACTGGGTGGTCCTCCGCATCACCCGGGAGGGGCAGGTCTTTTTTGACCCAGCGGGGGAGCTCCTCGGCCTCGGGAACTTCCAGGCGGCCACAAGGCTTTTTGCCGCCTACGGCAGGAAGATCGCGTTTGCCCTTCTGGGGCCGGTGGGGGAGTATCTGGGCCTCCTTTCCGGCATCGCCTTTTCCGATATAGATGGGAGGCCCTCCCGCCTGGCGGCCCGGGGTGGCGTGGGGGCGGTCATGGGAGCCAAGCGGGTGAAGGCCCTCGTGGTAGAGGTGCCGGGGAAGGCGGAGGTCTGGGACAAGCCCAAGGTCACCGGGGCCATCCGCCGCTATGCGGAGCTCTTGCGCCAAGATCCCTTGGTGATGAAGTTCTACAACGCCATCGGCACCATGGGGATGGCCGACTTCCAGAATGCCTTCGGGGGACTTCCCGTGCGGAACTTTCGCCAGGGGCAGCTTGCCCCTCCGGAGGAGTTCCGCATGGGGGGCCAGTACATCGCCCCCCTCAACAAGGCCCGGGGTGGGAAGCCCACCCACGCCTGCATGCCCGGGTGCGTGATCCAGTGCTCCAACGTCATCGTGGATGGGGAGGGGAAGGAGGTGGTTTCCCCGTTGGAATACGAGACCATCGGCCTTCTGGGTACCAATTGCGGCCTTGCGGACCCTGACCAGCTCGCCCGCCTAAACCGTTTGGCCAACGACCTGGGGGTGGACACCATAGAAACCGGGGCCACCTTGGCCCTCTTCATGGAAAAGGGGGAGGTGGATTGGGGGGATTATACCTTCATGGAGGCCAAGCTCAAGGCCCTCTATACCCCGAGCGAGGCAGCCCGCTTCCTGGCCCAAGGCACCGCCCGGGTAGGGGAGGCCTTGGGGCTTAAGCGGGTTCCCGTTATCAAGCGCCAGGCCATCAGCGCCTACGACCCCAGGGTGGTGGAGGCCACGGGCATCACCATGATGGTGACCGCCCAGGGGGCGGACCACACCGCGGGCAATGCCCCGCGCCTGGAAACCCGGGCCATGCCGGTGGCGGAGATCCTGGAGGCCAGCTACCAGGCCCAGGTGAATGCTGCCGCCAACGATGCTCTGGGCCTTTGTGTCTTCGGGGGAAGCGTCACCAACAGGCAGGTGGAGTTCGTGGTGGAAAGCCTCAACGCCGCCTTGGGCACAAGCCTCACCCCCGGCTTTTGGCGTGAGCTTGGGGAGGGGGTTTTGCGCCTGGAGCACCGCTTCAACCACCTGGCGGGCTTCACCCACCAGGAGGACCGCCTTCCCGCCTTTTTCTACCAGGAACCCTTGCCCCCCAAGGGCTACACCGCCCGCTTCCGCCCTGAGGACCTGGGGCCCCTATACGAGAAGCTTCACCAGGGGTCGTAG
- a CDS encoding acyl-CoA dehydrogenase family protein, producing MSLLFYSQGQDHYNLDPDLKVVLDTFTPGLPQEALSTFGKLVGEEVLEVAHHIDQDAPPRLKMHDLDGNRMDRALLSPAQKALLDKLRPMIRPAYEGQGWPLHYAFGYLLADGGLYCILTITHQVAYALHKYAPEWEAVKRELLYGPAFGATWMTEIQGGSDLGANRTLAKREGEAFRLYQGDKYFASGAGLADYALVTARPEGAPEGPKGLGLFLLPREVEGRLNFTVRRFKEKLATRAVPSGEVELEGSLAYPIGRLEEGIYYTLETLTVSRLANAVAAMGIGKKAHLEALFRVRRRTAFGKRLLDHDLVQHDLLEMRLRQVGGTALAFLAVWAFDQAWEEKPPYSPRYHLARLLSHLAKGRTAEHASAITALAMELFGGLGFLEEYGVARWHREALITPIWEGPANIQALDMLEAIAKKRAHEPLLEMLQNHPQAQRYAERALARLKEEGPWHAKEALRTLADALAVYALAKVAHEPFPELSHLYARRFLEGEPLPLSAKRPRLYDPW from the coding sequence ATGAGCCTGCTTTTTTACAGCCAAGGACAGGATCACTATAACCTTGACCCAGACCTAAAAGTAGTACTGGACACCTTCACCCCCGGCCTACCCCAAGAAGCCCTGTCCACCTTCGGGAAGCTGGTGGGGGAAGAGGTGCTGGAGGTGGCCCACCACATAGATCAAGACGCCCCACCCCGCCTAAAGATGCACGACCTGGATGGAAACCGCATGGACCGGGCCCTCCTCTCCCCGGCGCAGAAGGCCCTTTTGGACAAGCTCCGCCCCATGATCCGCCCCGCCTACGAGGGCCAAGGCTGGCCCCTGCACTACGCCTTCGGCTACCTCTTGGCGGATGGGGGGCTCTACTGCATCCTCACCATTACCCATCAGGTAGCCTATGCTCTGCACAAGTACGCCCCAGAATGGGAGGCGGTGAAGCGGGAACTCCTTTACGGCCCGGCCTTCGGCGCCACCTGGATGACGGAGATCCAAGGGGGAAGCGACCTTGGGGCCAACCGCACCCTGGCCAAACGGGAGGGGGAAGCCTTCCGCCTTTACCAAGGGGACAAGTACTTCGCCTCCGGGGCGGGCCTGGCCGACTACGCCCTGGTGACTGCCAGGCCAGAAGGGGCCCCCGAAGGGCCCAAAGGGCTTGGCCTCTTCCTCCTGCCCAGGGAGGTGGAGGGCCGGCTCAACTTCACCGTGCGCCGCTTTAAGGAGAAGCTGGCCACCCGGGCCGTGCCCTCGGGGGAGGTGGAACTAGAAGGAAGTCTAGCCTATCCCATTGGCCGGTTGGAGGAGGGTATCTATTACACTTTAGAGACCCTCACCGTAAGCCGTCTGGCCAATGCGGTGGCCGCCATGGGCATCGGCAAAAAGGCCCACCTCGAGGCCCTCTTCCGGGTGAGGCGGCGCACGGCCTTTGGCAAGAGGCTTTTGGATCACGACCTGGTCCAACACGACCTCCTGGAGATGCGCCTTAGGCAGGTAGGGGGCACCGCCTTGGCCTTTTTGGCCGTATGGGCCTTTGACCAGGCCTGGGAGGAAAAACCCCCCTACAGCCCCCGCTACCACCTGGCCCGCCTCCTCTCCCACCTGGCCAAGGGGCGCACCGCCGAACACGCCAGCGCCATCACCGCCCTGGCCATGGAACTCTTCGGCGGCCTGGGCTTCCTGGAGGAATACGGGGTAGCCCGCTGGCACCGGGAGGCCCTCATCACCCCCATCTGGGAGGGTCCCGCCAACATCCAGGCCCTGGACATGCTGGAGGCCATCGCCAAAAAGCGGGCCCATGAACCTCTTTTGGAGATGCTCCAGAATCATCCCCAGGCCCAAAGGTATGCGGAAAGGGCGCTGGCAAGGCTAAAGGAAGAAGGCCCCTGGCACGCCAAGGAGGCCCTAAGAACCCTGGCCGACGCCCTGGCCGTCTACGCCTTGGCAAAGGTAGCCCACGAACCCTTCCCTGAGCTTTCCCACCTTTACGCCCGGCGCTTCCTGGAAGGAGAACCCCTACCCCTTAGCGCCAAAAGGCCCAGGCTCTACGACCCCTGGTGA